Part of the Rissa tridactyla isolate bRisTri1 chromosome 3, bRisTri1.patW.cur.20221130, whole genome shotgun sequence genome, GAACTGACTTGCCAGCAGCGTTCAGTTTCTTTATAAGGAAACAACTTGTCTCCTGACTTGGAGACTTGTTTCTGGCTGTGCAGTAGCACAAGCATATGCTCTTGACTGCACAGTTTACATCAACCTGCATCTCCATTGCTGCTGCTTGCTTCTGGCTCTCTGCTGAGCTCTTCTTTCAAAGTGAACTTCTTGGCAACAGGAATTGGTGCAGGGGAATTAATTGTTGTGGTCTTGGAGCAAAGATCAAGAATTGACAAAGGTAGAGCTAGGTGACATGAACTGCTTTTATGCTATTATTAGAATCATTCCTATCCTAGTTCAGGCTCATTCCCATGCTAGTTCAGGCTTCCTAAGCATTTTCTACTTAGTCCCAAAAATCTTAAGATTCTAAAAACTGAGTCTTAACACTTGTTGTCAGCTACTGAAGTGCCATTAGTTAGAAGACAAACCTCAGGGAGGGGGATGAAGTTGTCTGGAGTTTACTGTGGATTTGTCTTTAGTGAATGATGCAACACTTCTAGTTGCTGCTGCACTGGTTTAGGGCAACCTTGTATTATTTAGAGTCTTCCCAGAGAGCTCCTGCCTACACCAAccacagggaagggaggagaaagaccTTTATTCCTCATTAGTTCTCAATCATGCTCAGCCAAAGTGCAGCCTCTCCATATGGAGGAGGTGACATAGGAGTGAGTCACTTTGAGTCGATGTTTGCACTTTTGCTCGAATTTATCCTGGAATAGGCTTTCTCTGCTTACTTTCCTTGCCTTATTGGAGATATGTAGAAGGGTGGCTGCCTTCCAGGCAGCTGAGACACAGTGACTTACTCCCTGTTTTCCCATCCCAAAGTAAGTGCAAGGGGATTCTGGCTAGATTACACCTAATAGACAAGCCATGCATTGTAAATCTTGGGGGAGGTCCCTTTGTATTTGAGTAAACTCCTACGGAGCACTGTGCTAGTGCTAAAGAAAAGCTTCTGCCTCAGATTCACTGCTGTTTCAGATTGCCCTGTTTTTGCATGACCAGCACTTGGGAGATCTAGATGCCAAGCTCCGCGGTAATAGGTTCTGCCAGCTGTGTCACCTCTCTTCACTGGGTTAGCAAAGCTATGCCAGACACTAGAAGTTACAGAAGGAGAGATGTTGATAGAAATGGGAGAATCCAAGCTCATCATCTCTCAAGGACAGCCAGTTTGAAAGCTAGGACTAAGCAGTTCCCCTTCACCACTGGTCTCTGGTTTTGCAGCTGAACTCTGATGTTTCTTTAGAACACTTCCACTCTGACCAGGTACAATGTCCTCCACAAAATTAATCTATTAAGCACATGTTTTGGGGCTGagcttaaggaaaaacaaaacgaAGAGCAAGCTTTAGTCTTTCTCAACCTTTAGTCTTTTTCAGTCGGTGTATCTCACATGATGCTTTACCTGTTTAGTACTGCTGACTGTGCTTGTGACGTGTGGCAGTTTACATAGAGGGAGGAGGgcaatttttccctctgagatATGAATTGCCATATCTAAggataatataatttgaatttggaaaaccaaaaaccagcagggGAAGGAGCGGTATTAGAAAGGAACCTCACTGTTTACGCTGCATGCAGCGTTTTGAACAGGTAGATGAGTGTTGGGCAGGCTTCAATTTGGTCTTTACTGGCCATGATATCCTTCCAGCAGTGTCTGCTGGCCAGTATGGCTTCCCATATTTGCAATATTCACTATTGCACAGCTGCTTTTAAGCTCTCCAACTTTGCTGCGCTCTGAGAACAAAACTCAGATACAAATGCTTCTACCctgccacctcttttttttttttttttttttttttcccccctcattccCAAAAAAGTAGCAGACTTAAAATGCAGTTCAGCCTCTTGTCGTTACTGCTAGGTCTTGTCCTCTTTATTCTGTGCATCTGCCTTTAACATTAGATTGGTGATGCTACATCTGCACCTCCTCTTACGGCTAGCACTAAGTAACTAGAATTTCCCATCAGATTTTAAGGGgagggggttaaaaaaaaaaggttgaaaaggCAGGCAGCTTGCTTTAAAAACTGATGGAGGAACTGCTGGGAGGTAGACGCTTTAACTGTTAGACTTGTAAGTTCTCCTTTAAAACAGTGAATTCGGAGGAACTTCTGAAAGTTGGTTTGTTCCGCTAAAAACTGTATCGCTACAGTCCCTGTACCCCACTACATATCTCTTGATCTCTAAATCAGATCCATGTGACAAACATGAGATTTGGCCATGTTTTTTACCTCTGTTCCTAAAGCTGCTAGCAAGCACAATAGAAATGGCTAGGAAGCTTTGAACAGAAGATCCTAGTGGACTTGATTGTCTAGCCAGCCTGAAACGGGTAACAAAATTAAGCTGCTGTAATGCCAAAGGATCTGCCGCAATTGAATCTCGGAGGACAAGGGATGGACGTGCGTGTAAAACTACCCCAAAACAATGTTCTAATATAAGTAGGCCTGTGCCTTCTTCAGAATAGTTTTGGTTTGGCAGCTGGCTGTGGGCAGCATCGAGACTCCAGATTCTTTACTTGGCCTGGAAAAAGAGGGCCTGCAGCCTTTTCTGACGAGACTCTCAGGCCACTACTGACTATTGTCAGTATCGGTTGTCTTCTAGCCTCGGATTTAAGGCACTGCGGTAATGTAGTTGTGAAAACTTGTGGCAGTAACCTAAAGGTCTTTGCTCTTGTCTTCGCAGGCATCTGGAGTACAAGTTGCCGATGAGGTATGCCGTATCTTCTATGACATGAAAGTGCGGAAGTGCTCTACACCTGAGGAAAttaagaagaggaagaaggctgTAATCTTCTGCCTCAGTCCAGACAAAAAGTGCATTATTGTGGAAGAAGGCAAAGAGATTCTGGTGGGAGATGTCGGTGTGACAGTTACCGACCCCTTCAAGCACTTTGTGCAGATGCTTCCCGAGAAGGATTGCCGTTATGCCTTGTATGATGCAAGCTTTGAGACCAAGGAATCCAAAAAAGAAGAGCTGATGTTTTTCTTGTGGTAAGCCGTCTTCCCAACTCACTCATTCCTAACATGCAGTCCAAGCACTGTGGGTGAGGTCTCTGAGCATTTGTATTGCCCAGGCTGGCAAGATGGCAGGCTTAAAGTGAGCCAGACAGCCTGATGCCTGTATTCTGAGACATTTCACTTGTTCATAATCGGTATGTTACCGCTTCTGTCTCTGCCGGATAATAAATGTCACTAATTGCGCTTTTTGGTGTATCCCGCTAGGGCACCAGAACAAGCACCTCTCAAAAGTAAGATGATCTACGCAAGCTCCAAGGATGCAATCAAAAAGAAGTTTCAAGGTACGTAATTGCAGCTAACACTCCGAGCTGTGCCATGCCCCTAAAATGCTTACACAGCAAGGCTTAACCCTTGGCtaattggtttgggtttgttggttttttttttttttttttttcttttgagatgcTAGTGAGAGATGAGAACTTTACAGGTGAAATGACCTGTGACGTGAGCTAAAATTAGCTCTGGCTAAAACTTACACTGTCTGCCTCTGAATTTTAGAGGCGCTAGAACTGTGCTCAGGACAAGAGCTGGCTTTGCAATGTGTGACACCGTAGCTGTACTGTACAGAGCAGCACATCTGCACCATACAGGCTAGAAACCATTAGATTCATAACACAAAGCTGGATTTTCTCTAGAGCTGCCTCTGTGGCAGAGGACTTTCAGCCCTGTGCCTGTTAAAATACACAGTCTCATAAACTTACTGTGCTGTAGTAGTAGTAATTAACAATTAACTTGATTTAGCGATGCGATTCTGATTACTCGTTTCAAAAGGCATTGCATCTCCAAGTGGAGAAGCGAAGTTCTGTTCAGCCCGTCAGGAGCCATTAACCAGGGAGTAAACACCTTGCTGCAGCATTCAGAAATTTCATGCTAAGTCGGTCATTACAGTGGCTCGTAGCCAGATAGCACCGCCCCCCCTCTTTGGTTCCTCATGCTGCATCGGGCCAAAATCTTGCAGCGTGCAAGGCTGACAAGATCGTTGTGCAGCAGTGCCAGCTTTCACAGGATAACTTGCCAATGGATTGGAATTACCCAGGGAGACTGTGCGCTGCGCATGTGGGAGtcgaaaaaaagaaattctgaagaaGTTCTGCTTCTCTCCATGTAAGACAGGCTTGGGTTGGGCTttccaccctccaaaaaaaagaagccactgTTGATTCCTTAGACCAGAAAAGTCTTCCTGGTCTCTACATCTGAGGTTCTCAGCCCGATTCTTTCACCCACCTCTCCAGAGCCAGCGGGAGCTGAGTCAGCCATCTTAGTGTGCTTGCGCGTAGCTCCCTCACCTGCCGTATCCAGGGTAGCACTAGAAATGAGAGATTCACTCGTGAGATAGACTTCTCATTGCAGGCTAACAGTCTGAGCACTGATCTAGTGAAAACTTTCTCCCTGGTATTTCTGTGTTGGTATTTGGTGTGTAGACAGATGTCTCCTGTGACATACCAGGGGGAAACCATCAAAATTCCTAAGCTAAGGCAGGACTTTACCTGCTTGAGTGACCGGATTGCCTCTTCTTGTGTTACTACCAAGTACGTTTCTTTGATTGATTACTAGCATGTTGAAATACTGCATTATTGAgtgttttgcctctttttttagGCATAAAGCATGAATGCCAAGCAAATGGGCCAGAGGACCTCAACCGAGCTTGCATTGCTGAGAAGCTAGGAGGCTCCCTAGTCGTAGCTTTTGAAGGAAGTCCCGTGTAGATGTCATACAGTGCCACAACTCTACAAGCATTCCATGTTTTAATATATCAGTTATGTAAAGCGACCATTCTAGGCAAGGGTTTCACTAACTGTAGGGAAGCTGTCTTGTAGAATAAAGTAGATTTTGGAGATGTAGCTCGTATGTACAAATGACCCTAAATAAATCAAATCTAAGGATTTATCTTGGTGTATTAATACTTGCATTGGTTGTCCAGCCCAATACTGTCCCCGATGGATTAACACTAAAGGTCTCCAAAAATTTTCGTCCAATGCAGCAGTGAATCATGGGAtgaaggtggggggggaggtgagAACAATCTGGTTCCTGTTCTTACTTTTCTAAATTGTAACAAGCAAAATTCAGTCAGTCTTTTTGAGGCTACTGGCCAAATTGCCAAACTCAAAAACTTTTCCCCTGTAACCGTTTAATACAAAACTTAAAACCTGTAGTTACAGTTAGGCTAAAGCAACCTGTTGGCACCAAAACTGGGTTAAATTCTTAGTGCTTGCAGTTGCAGACCAGTACTAATAAAGGCTAATTCTGAAGTTAGAGGTAAAATAGACACACTTTTCTGGAGAAATAGTCCTAATCCACTCTCTTGTAAACTCACGGTGCAGTAATAATATTTAAAGGTTCACTTGTTCTGTAGGTTCAATTTTCTTGTTATGAAGTGTCTTGAGATCTTTTCCAGCCTGAGTGATTctataaaaattgcttttctgttgaCATAGTTTAATTTAGAACTACCTTAGTTTCTGTAATACACACTTACTAGTGGATCGGA contains:
- the DSTN gene encoding destrin, with protein sequence MASGVQVADEVCRIFYDMKVRKCSTPEEIKKRKKAVIFCLSPDKKCIIVEEGKEILVGDVGVTVTDPFKHFVQMLPEKDCRYALYDASFETKESKKEELMFFLWAPEQAPLKSKMIYASSKDAIKKKFQGIKHECQANGPEDLNRACIAEKLGGSLVVAFEGSPV